A region from the Hypericibacter adhaerens genome encodes:
- a CDS encoding undecaprenyl-phosphate glucose phosphotransferase, protein MISERRTVSLPIVSGCLRLADLVAVLGAGLIAYRAYPPAQQALAADLSLVFVVIIGLLCANGFQLAHLYTHPTLRSPLRRFGRALLAWSVVLLLFAAALFFTKTGENFSRGWVVSWFLIGAAGLGLNRIALSALVGLWTRDRRLCRNLVVVGAGAEAARFIAMVEASHNEEVEIVGVFDERLNHRRAVVAGRRLSGNIDDLTEFCRQVHVDQIVVAMPAAAESQLAAIFGRLRQLPVAVSLCPDIKGLPLENCSLGRVADQPVLNLLDRPLSDWKWVRKEIEDRFLAAIILLLIAPLLGAVALAVKIDSPGPVFFRQRRYGYNNQMIEVFKFRTMYHDQCDAAGEKVVKRGDSRVTRLGGFLRKTSLDELPQIINVLRGEMSIVGPRPHQAALKIDNRYYDEIVAEYAARHRVRPGITGWAQVNGWRGEIDTVEKAVKRVEHDLYYIDNWSVLLDFKILLLTVVAVLKRENAY, encoded by the coding sequence ATGATATCGGAGAGACGGACTGTTTCGCTGCCTATCGTCTCCGGGTGTCTGCGGCTCGCCGACCTGGTTGCGGTTCTTGGTGCCGGCCTGATCGCCTATCGGGCCTACCCGCCGGCGCAGCAGGCGCTCGCCGCCGATCTCAGCCTGGTGTTCGTGGTCATCATCGGCCTGCTCTGCGCCAACGGCTTCCAGCTCGCCCATCTCTATACCCACCCGACGCTGCGTTCGCCGCTGCGCCGGTTCGGCCGGGCGCTGCTCGCCTGGTCGGTCGTGCTGCTGCTGTTCGCAGCCGCCCTGTTCTTCACCAAGACCGGCGAGAACTTCTCGCGCGGCTGGGTAGTCAGCTGGTTCCTGATCGGTGCCGCCGGTCTCGGCCTGAACCGGATCGCGCTGAGCGCGCTGGTCGGCCTTTGGACCCGGGACCGCCGGCTCTGCCGCAACCTGGTGGTGGTCGGCGCCGGCGCCGAAGCCGCCCGCTTCATCGCCATGGTCGAAGCCTCCCACAACGAGGAGGTGGAGATTGTCGGCGTGTTCGACGAACGGCTCAACCATCGCCGCGCCGTCGTCGCCGGCCGTCGGCTCAGCGGCAACATCGACGACCTGACGGAGTTCTGCCGCCAGGTCCATGTCGATCAGATCGTGGTCGCCATGCCCGCCGCGGCGGAGAGCCAGCTCGCGGCGATCTTCGGCCGCCTGCGCCAGCTTCCCGTGGCGGTCAGCCTCTGCCCGGACATCAAGGGCCTGCCGCTCGAGAACTGCTCGCTCGGCCGCGTGGCCGACCAGCCGGTGCTGAATCTGCTCGATCGTCCGCTCAGCGACTGGAAGTGGGTGCGCAAGGAGATCGAGGACCGGTTCCTCGCGGCCATCATCCTCCTGCTCATCGCGCCGCTTCTGGGGGCGGTGGCGCTCGCGGTCAAGATCGACAGTCCCGGCCCCGTGTTCTTCCGGCAGCGCCGCTACGGCTACAACAACCAGATGATCGAGGTCTTCAAGTTCCGGACGATGTACCACGATCAATGCGACGCGGCCGGCGAGAAGGTGGTGAAGCGCGGCGATTCGCGCGTGACGCGGCTCGGCGGCTTCCTGCGCAAGACCAGCCTCGACGAGCTGCCGCAGATCATCAACGTGCTGCGCGGCGAGATGTCGATCGTGGGCCCGCGGCCGCATCAGGCCGCGCTCAAGATCGACAACCGCTACTACGACGAGATCGTGGCCGAATATGCGGCCCGGCACCGGGTCCGCCCGGGCATCACGGGCTGGGCCCAGGTCAATGGCTGGCGCGGCGAGATCGACACGGTCGAGAAGGCGGTCAAGCGCGTCGAGCATGACCTCTACTACATCGACAACTGGTCGGTCCTGCTCGACTTCAAGATCCTGCTGCTGACGGTCGTGGCCGTTCTGAAACGAGAGAACGCCTATTGA